Proteins encoded by one window of Halobacteriovorax sp. GB3:
- the pyk gene encoding pyruvate kinase produces MRKAKIVATLGPSSNTVEKIKELILSGLNVCRVNMSHGTHENHAELIANIRKASREINREVAILADLQGPKIRTDKLPENLKLENGQIWVIGQTKHKEDYPEYKDCYIPTIYDKLVDDCHDGARILFDDGKLVAKAIERDRDVYKIEVLVGGELKSNKGINLPDCDVSAPAFTEKDREDLMFALKHDIDFVALSFVRRQEDVQQVKTLLHSLKVNIPIISKIEKPQAIDNLDEIIKVTDAIMVARGDMGVEVGNHLVPSLQKLIITKCNEAKIPVITATQMLESMTDSPTPTRAEASDVANAIWDGTDAVMLSGETASGLYPVETVKMMADIIIEAEKTPKERPFLRHLNLKSVNSSLMVAASMIAEKVEAKRIIALTEGGNSCLKISMHRPFTPVAGVTNSYKTGRRLCLYWGVYPLIIEDDAMEDDEKQLDVLKYIKGRIKLFNGDKVVITRGDGKYFRNGLSNSVQVEVIKDGDKVPGSSEGLEEGSDEKKRILHDLDVCAICQNCVSICPHDIWEADEKTKEVKLVKENVSKCTMDMECIRVCPTGAIEIIPKFE; encoded by the coding sequence ATGCGTAAAGCAAAAATCGTTGCGACCCTTGGGCCGTCATCTAATACTGTCGAAAAAATCAAAGAGCTTATCTTATCAGGTTTAAATGTTTGTCGTGTTAATATGTCACACGGAACACATGAAAATCATGCTGAGCTCATTGCCAATATTCGAAAGGCCTCAAGAGAAATCAATAGAGAAGTTGCTATTCTTGCAGACCTTCAAGGTCCAAAGATTAGAACAGATAAATTACCTGAGAACTTAAAGCTCGAAAACGGTCAGATATGGGTTATTGGTCAGACAAAGCACAAAGAAGATTATCCAGAGTATAAAGATTGCTACATCCCAACAATTTATGACAAGCTCGTTGACGATTGTCACGATGGTGCAAGAATTCTTTTTGACGATGGAAAGCTCGTTGCTAAGGCCATTGAACGTGATCGCGATGTATATAAAATCGAAGTACTCGTAGGTGGGGAGTTAAAATCAAATAAAGGAATTAACCTTCCTGATTGTGATGTTTCAGCGCCTGCATTCACAGAAAAAGATAGAGAAGATCTCATGTTTGCTCTTAAGCACGACATCGACTTTGTTGCCCTTTCTTTTGTTAGAAGACAAGAAGATGTTCAGCAAGTAAAAACACTTCTTCATTCGTTAAAAGTAAATATTCCAATTATTTCAAAAATCGAAAAGCCACAGGCCATTGATAATCTCGATGAAATCATTAAGGTAACAGATGCCATTATGGTGGCTCGTGGAGATATGGGTGTTGAAGTCGGAAACCATTTAGTTCCATCGTTACAAAAATTAATTATCACGAAGTGTAACGAAGCAAAGATTCCTGTTATTACGGCCACTCAAATGCTTGAGAGTATGACAGACTCGCCAACACCAACTCGTGCAGAGGCCTCTGATGTTGCTAACGCTATTTGGGATGGAACCGATGCCGTTATGCTCTCTGGTGAAACAGCTTCAGGACTCTATCCTGTAGAGACGGTAAAAATGATGGCCGACATTATTATTGAAGCGGAGAAAACTCCAAAAGAGAGACCTTTTCTTCGTCACTTAAATCTTAAAAGTGTGAACTCATCTCTGATGGTTGCCGCTTCGATGATTGCTGAAAAAGTAGAAGCAAAGAGAATTATCGCTCTCACTGAAGGTGGTAATTCTTGTCTGAAAATTTCTATGCACAGACCATTCACACCAGTTGCTGGTGTGACAAACTCTTATAAAACGGGACGTCGTCTCTGTCTTTATTGGGGAGTTTACCCACTTATTATTGAAGACGATGCCATGGAAGATGATGAGAAGCAACTTGATGTCCTTAAATATATTAAAGGGCGAATCAAGCTCTTTAATGGAGATAAAGTTGTCATTACAAGAGGGGATGGAAAGTATTTTAGAAATGGACTTTCAAACTCTGTTCAAGTTGAAGTGATTAAAGATGGGGATAAAGTTCCTGGATCATCTGAAGGACTTGAGGAAGGTAGTGATGAGAAAAAGAGAATTCTTCACGATCTCGATGTCTGCGCCATTTGCCAAAATTGCGTCTCAATCTGTCCACACGACATTTGGGAAGCTGATGAGAAAACAAAAGAAGTAAAGCTTGTTAAAGAGAATGTATCGAAATGTACGATGGATATGGAATGTATTCGCGTCTGTCCTACAGGGGCCATTGAAATCATTCCAAAATTCGAGTAA
- a CDS encoding DsbA family protein produces the protein MKKSKMTSLFGLTALAGLVFLSCTKEVKSGPNFIFKPAPSKGVVAKFDGKNITMEEVLKGAENEIYEAEKKVYDLKMAKLKGWLIDQMMQKDPNKKGMTNDEYLKKHIAGTVKVSEEEIKAFIKQRQIPDQYINPEMTGRITKFLMAEKEKTAIEDWFNKKTANMPVEIYLNKPTRPVFDVKVGDAPFVGKADAKVTIVEFSDFQCPFCQKGAKVMDEIKKKYGNKVKIAFKNFPLPFHKNAKTAAVAGLCANEQSPEKFWKLHDMMFADQQNLTNEGLVAKAKTLGLDMKKFEACLSSNKFLSKVEADKAEGQKAGVQSTPTFFINGKMISGAQPLEVFSEEIDQELSM, from the coding sequence ATGAAAAAGTCAAAAATGACGAGTCTATTTGGTTTAACAGCTCTTGCTGGACTTGTTTTTCTTTCTTGCACTAAGGAAGTTAAGTCAGGGCCAAACTTTATTTTTAAACCTGCTCCATCAAAAGGTGTTGTTGCTAAATTTGATGGAAAAAATATTACGATGGAAGAAGTACTTAAAGGTGCTGAAAACGAAATCTATGAAGCAGAAAAGAAAGTTTACGACCTTAAAATGGCTAAGCTTAAGGGATGGCTCATTGATCAAATGATGCAAAAAGACCCTAATAAAAAAGGTATGACAAACGATGAATACCTAAAAAAGCACATTGCTGGAACTGTTAAAGTTAGTGAAGAAGAAATTAAGGCCTTCATTAAGCAAAGACAAATTCCTGATCAATATATCAATCCGGAAATGACGGGAAGAATCACAAAATTTCTTATGGCCGAAAAAGAGAAAACGGCCATTGAAGATTGGTTCAATAAGAAGACGGCCAATATGCCTGTTGAAATTTATCTTAATAAGCCAACGAGACCAGTATTTGATGTGAAAGTTGGAGACGCTCCATTTGTTGGAAAGGCCGATGCTAAAGTTACGATTGTTGAATTCTCTGATTTCCAGTGCCCATTCTGTCAAAAGGGTGCAAAGGTAATGGATGAGATTAAAAAGAAATATGGGAATAAAGTAAAAATTGCTTTTAAAAACTTTCCACTTCCTTTTCATAAGAATGCCAAGACGGCCGCTGTTGCTGGTCTTTGTGCAAATGAGCAATCACCAGAAAAATTTTGGAAGCTTCACGATATGATGTTTGCTGATCAACAAAACCTCACAAATGAAGGACTCGTTGCTAAAGCAAAGACTCTTGGTCTTGATATGAAAAAATTCGAAGCTTGTTTATCAAGTAATAAATTTCTATCAAAAGTAGAGGCCGATAAGGCCGAAGGGCAAAAGGCCGGTGTTCAATCAACTCCTACATTCTTTATCAATGGAAAGATGATTAGTGGTGCTCAACCACTGGAAGTTTTTTCCGAGGAAATTGATCAAGAACTTTCTATGTAA
- a CDS encoding ATP-binding cassette domain-containing protein encodes MNISKIRWSEFFFFEGGKKYFSVILVCLLGSSALGALVPRLMAELSRTYGDTSEYYNSIELLLFLFIGVYLNRSLYQLFVNKYVRELVQETRTKCYQKWLLNYDIQTEDKTQAERYPQGEVLARIMNDTESLRELITSGTFGIFIDLFFVLSCLVSFISLNLYSGSFLAISEVVASVILIYGSKYMRSVFLSVRQARGNLSKTVANLVGGLQESYFTRHENYASKKGERVFDDFLFKQLKANIWDASYYSVAESLYPMLLALVVFIFPYSKIAEAAIVFAIVDLIQRSIGPVKDIASKIANVQRAASGMMRMSEFLNDLDDGHSSPLESNGEKANLCSFSVDIDRYQYPLRSKDSTPFALKDIHFKASRGELIGIVGLSGSGKSTLLNILAANIIPGQANLLLSCQSGVEIKFPGDSIDDVTRYREQVGIVSQDSHIFTESVFFNISMREGSPSEEFTKFWDWIKESIPYISHWGIGPETVIRPKDLSMGQKQLIAAIRSCYLKKPIVLFDEVSSGLDGDLELALRKVVLLIQENSLTFIVAHRIETIIESNRILVMDQGLLIAEGTHQELNQSNDVYRQFISELSHY; translated from the coding sequence TTGAATATTTCGAAAATCAGATGGTCTGAGTTTTTCTTCTTCGAAGGAGGAAAGAAATACTTTAGTGTCATTCTCGTTTGTCTGTTAGGTTCGTCGGCCCTTGGGGCCTTGGTGCCAAGACTCATGGCCGAGCTTTCACGTACCTATGGAGATACAAGCGAATATTATAATTCGATTGAACTTCTTTTATTTCTTTTTATCGGTGTGTACTTGAACCGATCTCTTTATCAATTATTTGTTAATAAGTATGTTAGAGAGCTTGTTCAGGAAACGCGTACTAAGTGTTACCAGAAGTGGCTTTTAAATTACGATATTCAAACTGAAGATAAAACGCAGGCCGAACGTTATCCTCAAGGGGAAGTGCTTGCAAGAATTATGAACGATACAGAATCTCTGCGTGAACTCATCACATCGGGAACGTTTGGAATCTTCATTGATTTATTCTTTGTTCTTTCATGTCTTGTTAGTTTTATTAGTTTAAACCTCTATAGTGGAAGTTTCCTTGCTATTTCCGAAGTCGTTGCCTCTGTGATTTTAATCTATGGAAGTAAGTACATGCGATCAGTTTTTCTTAGTGTTAGACAAGCTCGCGGGAATCTATCTAAAACAGTGGCCAACCTTGTTGGTGGTTTACAAGAGTCTTATTTCACTCGCCACGAAAACTATGCCAGTAAAAAAGGGGAGAGAGTTTTTGATGACTTTCTTTTTAAGCAGTTAAAAGCAAATATTTGGGATGCTTCTTACTACTCTGTAGCAGAGTCTCTCTATCCAATGCTTTTGGCCTTAGTTGTTTTCATTTTTCCTTACTCAAAGATAGCGGAAGCGGCAATTGTCTTTGCTATTGTCGATCTCATTCAACGCTCCATTGGGCCTGTTAAAGATATTGCTTCAAAGATTGCCAATGTTCAGAGAGCGGCCTCAGGAATGATGCGAATGAGTGAATTTTTAAATGACCTAGATGATGGCCACTCATCTCCACTCGAATCTAATGGAGAGAAAGCTAATCTTTGTTCTTTCAGTGTCGATATCGATCGCTATCAATATCCACTTCGCTCAAAAGATTCAACGCCATTTGCCCTAAAGGATATTCACTTTAAGGCCTCTCGTGGAGAGTTGATTGGAATCGTAGGTCTCTCTGGTTCTGGTAAATCAACGCTTTTAAATATTCTTGCTGCCAATATCATTCCTGGACAGGCCAACCTTCTGTTGAGTTGCCAGTCGGGAGTTGAAATCAAATTTCCTGGCGATTCGATAGACGATGTTACTCGATATAGAGAACAGGTTGGAATCGTCTCTCAAGACTCTCATATTTTTACAGAGAGCGTTTTCTTCAATATCTCTATGAGAGAAGGCAGTCCGAGTGAGGAATTTACTAAGTTTTGGGATTGGATCAAAGAATCGATTCCCTACATTTCTCACTGGGGAATTGGACCAGAAACTGTCATAAGACCAAAAGATCTTTCAATGGGTCAAAAGCAACTAATCGCTGCAATTCGTTCATGTTACTTAAAAAAACCAATTGTTCTTTTCGATGAGGTTTCTTCAGGACTCGATGGTGATCTAGAACTTGCTCTTAGAAAAGTTGTCCTTCTCATTCAAGAGAACTCTTTAACTTTCATTGTTGCTCATAGAATTGAGACGATTATTGAATCCAATAGAATTCTTGTTATGGATCAAGGTCTATTGATAGCAGAGGGAACTCATCAAGAACTCAATCAATCGAATGATGTTTATAGGCAGTTTATATCAGAATTATCGCATTATTAA
- a CDS encoding ABC transporter transmembrane domain-containing protein, whose protein sequence is MKKRLDSSLMRLLGRQFVEFGHYYFGAIICLFFTHYIQSKLPFYAKELADIVQTGADSIDTKKFFFLALGIIVFRTSSRLLFFYPARVMQKNLRVELLSRLERALPARYREYSSGQLFQVLGSDMEEIRAMIGFALLQVGNIVVAMSVLIPKVMSFNENLVIALLPLLLAFLLFTYIVSKNRHYYRKTQDLQGEVQNFIMESYVGKKTIKNYHAEKAFIELFKAHSFRELINFYKAGARISFAMPFVPLGVGISLLWGAHIIKVQDLGASSLVLFSGFVFLFLEPLMFLSWIGVVFTRSHGAWARIRELVKTIDTEAQMENTLVTLNESRPNFLIPFWEKEIEMDLKKGQWSVLIGKTGCGKSELMNRVATVLAKRKENMSYVAQAPYLYNDSLLANIFLGQEPTVDKIDEAYELLKLFGLDYLANDRDSLLSMEVGENGKRLSGGQQKRLCLIRSLMSGAETILWDDPFSSVDLILEKQIVTKLRQMEFMKDKTILLSSHRLSTVRMSDEVVYLEKDEGIIERVNVNQLTEKNYAGKVLEYFENQMV, encoded by the coding sequence ATGAAAAAACGATTAGACTCATCACTTATGCGCCTTTTAGGGCGTCAGTTTGTAGAATTTGGCCACTATTACTTTGGTGCCATTATTTGCTTATTCTTCACTCACTATATTCAATCAAAGCTTCCATTTTACGCTAAGGAATTGGCCGACATTGTTCAAACGGGAGCTGACTCAATTGATACGAAGAAATTCTTTTTCTTGGCCTTAGGAATTATAGTTTTTAGAACATCATCTAGACTTCTGTTTTTCTATCCGGCTCGCGTTATGCAAAAGAATTTACGTGTTGAATTACTTTCACGTCTAGAAAGAGCCCTTCCTGCTAGGTACCGAGAGTATTCTTCTGGTCAACTCTTTCAAGTTCTTGGAAGTGATATGGAAGAAATTCGCGCGATGATTGGATTTGCTCTTTTACAGGTTGGAAATATTGTTGTTGCCATGTCCGTTCTCATTCCAAAGGTCATGAGCTTTAATGAGAACCTTGTCATTGCGCTATTGCCACTACTTTTGGCCTTTTTACTTTTTACTTATATCGTTTCTAAAAACCGTCACTACTATAGAAAGACGCAAGATCTTCAAGGTGAAGTACAAAACTTTATTATGGAATCTTATGTTGGTAAGAAGACCATTAAAAACTATCACGCAGAAAAGGCCTTTATTGAATTATTTAAGGCCCACTCTTTTAGAGAGTTAATCAATTTCTATAAGGCCGGAGCGAGAATTTCTTTTGCCATGCCTTTTGTTCCTCTTGGGGTCGGGATCTCTCTTTTATGGGGAGCTCATATCATTAAAGTGCAAGACCTTGGTGCTTCATCTCTTGTTCTCTTTTCAGGTTTTGTTTTTCTCTTTCTAGAGCCTCTGATGTTTCTCTCGTGGATTGGCGTTGTCTTTACGAGAAGTCATGGTGCATGGGCAAGAATTAGAGAGCTTGTTAAGACAATTGATACTGAAGCACAGATGGAGAATACACTTGTTACTTTAAATGAGAGCCGTCCAAATTTTCTCATTCCTTTTTGGGAAAAAGAAATTGAAATGGATCTTAAGAAAGGTCAGTGGAGTGTTCTTATTGGAAAGACCGGTTGTGGAAAAAGTGAACTCATGAATCGCGTTGCAACTGTTCTTGCTAAGAGAAAAGAGAATATGAGCTATGTTGCTCAAGCTCCCTATCTTTATAATGACTCTCTTTTGGCCAATATCTTTTTAGGTCAAGAACCAACGGTTGATAAAATTGATGAAGCTTATGAGTTATTAAAACTCTTTGGTCTAGACTATCTTGCTAATGATCGCGACTCACTTCTTTCAATGGAAGTTGGAGAAAATGGAAAGAGACTTTCCGGTGGGCAACAGAAGAGACTCTGTCTTATTCGCTCTCTTATGAGTGGTGCCGAGACGATTCTATGGGATGATCCATTTTCATCAGTTGATCTCATCTTAGAAAAACAAATTGTCACTAAACTTCGTCAAATGGAGTTTATGAAAGATAAAACGATTCTTCTTTCAAGCCATCGTCTTTCAACTGTTCGCATGAGCGATGAAGTTGTCTACTTAGAGAAAGATGAAGGAATTATTGAAAGAGTAAATGTTAATCAATTAACGGAAAAAAATTATGCAGGAAAAGTCCTTGAATATTTCGAAAATCAGATGGTCTGA
- a CDS encoding putative Na+/H+ antiporter has protein sequence MSFNPTDTQLVGTILFAIAIIHTFLVSKFQHLAHKYPVGSIKENLFHFLGEVEAVFGIWAGLFICYLGATQGLMVVDESTHKVIGGAVKYLESLNYTEPAFVFVIMCIAGTRPVIVFAEKIITIIAKVVPLPGKMAFYITSLVIGPILGSFITEPAAMTVTAMILLDYFFSGEMSKKFKYITIGLLFVNVSIGGTLTHFAAPPVLMVASKWHWDMTHMFTAFGYKSVIAILVSTLTVAFMFKSELTGKLEIKQKHENWLEPTWWMIAVHCLFMLMVVITAHHMVFFLGLFLFFLGFAAITTEYQDELKLKESLLVGFFLGGLVTLGAQQAWWLQPILGKLPDLPLFFGATALTAITDNAALTYLGSLVELTDTAKYSLVAGAVAGGGLTVIANAPNPAGFGILKDSFGEDGINPLYLLAGAIGPTLVAMFFLEILPTLGAATH, from the coding sequence ATGAGCTTTAATCCGACGGATACTCAGCTTGTGGGAACGATTCTTTTTGCAATCGCTATCATCCACACGTTTCTAGTATCAAAATTTCAACATTTGGCCCACAAGTATCCAGTAGGGTCTATTAAAGAAAATCTTTTCCACTTTCTAGGTGAAGTTGAAGCTGTCTTTGGTATATGGGCAGGTCTTTTCATTTGTTACCTAGGGGCAACACAAGGTCTTATGGTTGTTGATGAATCAACACATAAGGTGATTGGTGGTGCTGTTAAGTACCTCGAGTCACTTAACTACACTGAGCCAGCGTTCGTTTTTGTTATTATGTGTATTGCGGGAACGAGACCAGTTATCGTTTTTGCTGAGAAAATTATTACTATTATCGCTAAGGTTGTTCCCCTTCCAGGGAAGATGGCCTTCTATATTACTTCATTAGTTATAGGTCCAATTCTTGGATCATTCATTACTGAGCCAGCAGCAATGACGGTTACAGCAATGATTCTTCTCGACTATTTCTTCTCTGGAGAGATGTCGAAGAAATTTAAGTACATCACAATCGGGCTTCTCTTTGTAAACGTTTCTATTGGTGGAACGCTTACTCACTTTGCAGCACCTCCAGTTCTTATGGTTGCTTCGAAGTGGCACTGGGATATGACTCACATGTTTACAGCATTTGGATATAAGTCTGTAATTGCAATTCTCGTTTCAACTCTTACTGTTGCTTTTATGTTTAAAAGTGAACTGACTGGTAAGCTTGAGATTAAGCAAAAGCACGAGAACTGGCTTGAGCCAACTTGGTGGATGATTGCTGTTCACTGTCTTTTCATGCTTATGGTTGTTATTACAGCTCACCACATGGTTTTCTTCCTAGGTCTTTTCCTATTCTTCCTAGGTTTTGCGGCCATTACAACAGAATACCAAGATGAGTTAAAACTAAAAGAATCACTTCTTGTTGGTTTCTTCCTTGGTGGTCTTGTAACTCTTGGAGCTCAACAAGCTTGGTGGCTACAACCAATTCTTGGAAAACTTCCAGACCTTCCACTATTCTTTGGAGCTACAGCTCTTACAGCTATCACTGATAACGCTGCTCTTACATATCTTGGTTCACTTGTTGAGCTGACTGATACAGCGAAATACAGTCTTGTTGCTGGTGCTGTTGCCGGTGGTGGTCTAACTGTTATTGCTAACGCGCCAAACCCTGCAGGTTTTGGTATCCTAAAAGACTCATTTGGTGAAGATGGGATTAACCCACTTTATCTTCTTGCAGGAGCGATTGGTCCAACTCTTGTTGCCATGTTCTTCCTAGAGATTTTACCAACTCTAGGTGCAGCAACTCACTAA
- a CDS encoding ferredoxin produces the protein MANKDMKHPKNVAGAWYCTDPDDDNGEGCIACNVCYTGAPDFFAEDEDGNAYVLKQPETDEEKELCEEQMDACPVASIGNDG, from the coding sequence ATGGCCAATAAGGACATGAAACACCCAAAAAACGTTGCTGGAGCTTGGTACTGTACTGACCCTGATGACGATAATGGAGAGGGATGTATTGCCTGTAACGTTTGTTATACAGGTGCACCAGATTTCTTTGCTGAAGATGAAGATGGTAACGCTTACGTTTTAAAGCAACCAGAAACAGATGAAGAAAAAGAGCTGTGTGAAGAGCAGATGGATGCTTGTCCAGTTGCTTCAATTGGTAACGACGGCTAG